The DNA segment TCGTCTGCCGGTGCTCCTGCCTTCGCCATAAAAGAAGCGGCTATTCCGGTCAGTATCAACAATGTCGTCAAATCTAGATCCAAATCTTCACATCCGAGAGACCTAGGTATACACATTTCACTAGCTATAGATTCTCTAATAATATGAATTATGAACCGAAACTTGATTTTATTGTTGAATTGAATCAATCTCGcatgcatattttattttatttttatttattttgaaataagtTTAATTTTTGGAGTGAATTGGTTATGAATTTTTCAATGTTGTTCTTCGTTAGGGGAAAAAGTTCATTGGAATCAATCCAAATCGTTGAAAGCTCATCATTCACATCTTCTCCCTGTGCCGGAGgtgatatattatatttttatatataattttatggaATTTCTGTGTGGGTGCGTGATTTTAGTTTAGTAATTTTGTGTGTGTTAAATAGTTGGATAAATGTAGGTAGATCAGGTTCATggcgtgtttttttttttgttcaggCCAATCATGCAGCTTTCGCGGAAATACAATCCCCACGTTTTCAGGAAATCCTTAGACTTACAAGTCGCAGGCATAAGAGAAACCCTGATATTAAAAGCTTTTCCCATGAACTCAACTCCAAAGGAGTTAGGCCTTATCCAACCTGGAAACACCGTGCCTCTTGGCACGTCGAGGTACTCTTTtagttttaaatttcttttagttTCAGTTTAGGTTTTAAATAACGGTTGCAGTGTCGTATGGTACAGGTGTTGCGACACTGATTACGGTCTTCGCAGTGTAAATTAACCACAATTTAATCTTTATCTTAAAAACTGTGAATAACGGTTTTGCCGTATCGGCACTTTCCATACCGTTTTGTCGCAGCAACTTTCATGCTAACTGACCAATTTTTAAAACCATAAGCCCTATTTGGATTAACTATTCAATTAAATGCTTATAGCAGTGTTTCCTTATAAAACTATAAACTGTTTTCCCAAGTTATCTTGGAGAGTTTACAAAAATCAGCTTAAAACATCTTATAAACATGTCATAAACTCTACCAAACTGTCTCATAAGTGTTTATGCGAGGAGATATGCTCAAACAAGAAAATTCTTACAGACCATAAATTTGTCAAACCCGCTTTTTTGGTTTtacattgaaatgaaatgttgCAGGAAGTCATGGTGGAGATTAGAACTAAGTTTGAAAAACTAAAGGAAGAAGTTGATTCTGATTTGGGTGGTTTTGCTGGTGATTTGGTGGGTACTCTTGAAAAAATATCTGGATCTCCTTGTGAATGGAAAGAGGGGCTGGAAGATTTATTGGTTGTTGCTCGAGAATGTGCAACGATGACAGCTGCTGAGTTTTGGATCAAATGTGAAACTATTGTTCAAAAACTAGATGATAAACGCCAAGAAATACCAGTGGGGATCCTTAAACAAGCTCACACACGCCTGCTATTTATTCTCTCTAGGTGCACTCGTCTTGTGCAATTCCAGAAGGAAAGTGATCAAAAAGAACAAGATCACGTTCTTAGTCTTCACCAACTCAGTGATCTTGGAGTATATTCAGAGCAAATTTTGAAGGCTGCAGAGAATTGCAGCGTACCACCTAGTGGACATGAGATGGCTGAGAAGCAGTTACCAAAGTCACATGGAAAAGAACAAGACAAATTGttaacaaaacaaaatcaagCTGATGAACATGCAAGTGCTGCGACTGACAGCGTGGAAGTTACTACAGCTAAAAGTGTTGAGTCAACTGCCAGTAGCTATAAAATGGCTTCTTGGAGAAAACTTCCATCAGCTGCTGAGAAAAAACGCGTATGTTCAGATACACTAGTGAAAGATGAACACGCCGAAACCTTGGATACTTCATCATGTCAACCTGAACATTCACAAACGTCATCTAGAACGCGAAAGGACTCTTGGGGATTCTGGGGAGATCAGCAAAATCTACCATATGATTATTCAATGATCATCTGCAGGATTTGTGAGGTTGAAATACCAATTGTAAGTGTGGAGGAGCACTCTCGAATATGCACAATTGCTGATAAATGTGATTTGAAAGGCTTAACTGTAAATGAACGGCTGGAGAGAGTTTCAGAAACTATTGAAAGGTTACTTGAATCTTGGACACCAAAAAGCACACCTAAAAGCACTGATACTCATGGAGAAAGCTTTGAGTTTGCGAGAGTGTCAACATCGAGTTTACATGAGGAGTTCAATGAGTTGTCTCTAGAAAGAAATAACTTGTCTAGTAGATGCTCTGAAGACATGGTTGACCCTGCTCCTGAACCTGATATTAGTTTTGTTGCAGATGATCTAAACCTTTCACCTGAAATAACATGTGATACTCAAATATGCTCAAAACCTGATCATAGCGCCAAGGTATCTTCACCTGGAAGCTTGACACCGCGATCACCATTGATTACACCAAGAACAAGTCAGATAGAAATGTTACTAGGCGGAAGAAGGCATATATCAGAACTTGAGAGTTATGACCAGGTATACACTACCTTCTATTTATCCTTCATTATAAATGACTACATGCAGAAAAATATTACACTAAATGAAAGTATATTATCAAATTGTATACAGTATAACCCATGATATTCATCTGTCATTGTTTTCAGATTAATTTTTCTGAATATGAGAAATGCTATAGATACATTCTTTTGAATACACACTTGAACCCATTCTTTGTAATtggtctattttaaaaaaaatcgttAGTTTTCTCCTAAAATCAccacctttttaaaaaaaaaaaatgaatgcagTGGGTTCATAAAATGAGTGCTAGCATTCCTTCCGgaatatttttattgataattAGAATGTCAAATGACAGATAAACAAGCTAGTTGAAATTGCTCGTGCTGTTGCAAATGTGAACACCTGTGACTACAGTTCTTTGGAGTATATGCTTGAACGTGTGGAAGACCTGAAATACGCAATTCAAGACAGAAAAGAAGATGCACTTATTGTGGAGACTTTTGGTCGACGAATAGAGAAACTTTTGCTGTGAGCATTTGTCAATTTTTCGTCTGGTTTCAGGACAACCATATATTTTGGTGATTTTTAAAGTATTTATATGATTTTCCAGCATTTCTGTAGAACCACTATTTTCAGTATAAGCTGAAAAATGTGTCGTTCCTAATTTATTTTTCCCTTATGCTATCATAATAATGCTGAAAATCATACCTTGAAATATGCTACACCTTCATAGGGAGAAATATGCTACCCTTTGTGGGCAAATAGAAGATGAAAAGGTAGACTCATCAAATAGCATGGCTGATGAAGAGAGTTCTGTAGAAGATGATACAGTCCGCAGCCTTCGTGCAAGCCCGATTAATCCTTGTTCTAAGGACAGAACCTCTATTGAAGACTTTGAAATAATAAAACCAATAAGCAGGGGTGCGTTTGGACGAGTTTTTCTTGCCAGAAAAAGAGCAACTGGTGATTTATTTGCTATTAAGGTAGACTTCCTTAAACTGAAATGAGTCAAACGATTACCTTGCACAAAAAAAGTTGAGATAAATTGATTCTACGAACTATGTTATTAAACAGTGCTTACAAAATGGATATGTCCATTCATGAAGTTTTAAAACAATATTCTCCGGTCTGATATGACTATTGTTCAGTCTAGCATTGTCAGTTGGTTATGGCTGGCTATAAAGCCTATAGAAACCATTTGAAATTCTGAGTAATAATTAGAAAAAAGTTTAAACTATTCTTTGATCTTTTTGTAGGTTCTAAAAAAGGCAGATATGATTCGTAAAAATTCAGTTCAAGATATTTTGGCTGAGCGAGACATCCTTATATCTATTCGAAATCCTTTTGTGGTAAGTAGGCCATACCATGTCTTTCATTACTTAATTTGCGAAGTTGAGATACACATTGTTAACATATCTAATTTTCGGGTAATTGTGATGAACAGGTCCGTTTTTTCTATTCTTTCACATGTAGAGAAAATCTTTATTTAGTTATGGAGTATTTAAATGGTGGGGATCTCTATTCTATGTTGAGAAACCTAGGTTGCTTAGATGAAGATATGGCTCGTGTATATATTGCAGAAGTTGTAAGCACATTGGCTTTTGTAATTCGTTGGTTAAAAATTATCTTTACTTTTTTGTCTTATTTTTATCTTGTTCTTGGTCGCTCCACAGGTTCTTGCGTTGGAGTATTTGCATACCCAACATATAATTCACAGAGACTTGAAGCCAGATAACTTATTGATTGGTCAAGATGGTCACATTAAGGTCAAAATCatggatttaattatttaatatacctcTTTCCTTGTTACTTTTTTATATCAACAACAAAATTATCTTTTTTAAATGACAATATTCATAGTGGAGTAGCCTAGATTACTAACATTAGGTATGTACAGTTCCTAATTCAACTCAAAAATGTTTAATCCTTTTTCATTACAGTTAACGGACTTTGGACTCTCAAAAGTTGGTCTCATCAACAGCACCGACGATTTATCAGCACCCACATCTTTCGCTAGTGGCTTTTTAGGCGATGATAAACCAAAATCTCGACATGTTTCAAAAAGGGAAGAACGTCAACAACAATCAGTGGTCGGCACTCCAGATTATTTGGCACCCGAAATACTTCTGGGCATGGGACATGGTTTGCAGTTTCCTGCTTTTATTAAATAGTGCATGTTATCATAGACTAGTGCTTTTAGTTAGCCgattcatttttaaatgaataaataactagtttatttaatttttttctttcaaattcattttattttaaatatattcttATATATGCTTGCACTCATGTAGGTGCAACGGCAGATTGGTGGTCGGTAGGTGTCATACTTTATGAGCTTCTTGTGGGTGTTCCACCTTTTAATGCAGAACATCCACAGGTAGGTGACTTCTTGGATCTAAAAGCGGTTACtgaatttttgttttgttggatCCATgcgaaataatttttatttaggtTCATTGTTTTTTGCTTGCAGCAAATTTTTGATAACATAATTAACAGAGACATACAATGGCCGAAGTATCCCGAGGAGATAAGCTATGAAGCATATGATTTGATGAATAAGTAAGCATTATCAAAGTTGATATGTATTTTATAGATCTTTAAAAGAGCTTATACAATTTAACTGCAAAAGTAAATAAATGCTGAAAAACAATTAATCTACACAACATTTAATATGCTCTAtatatcttttacctgtaaaataagTCATTgtatagaagaaaaaaaagaggagaAACTACTAAGAAAGACTTTAGAAATTAATGAATTGCATAGATATATGATATATGGCAAAACATTATGACTTCATTTTATCCATTTAGCTGATCTGACCCTATTTAGCGGTACAAGGTTTGATTGTTGTTATAGTatataagagaaaaaagaaaCACAAGAATGTATATGAGGAAAATAGATAGTTGTGCGTGGGAGCTTGCATACACACTCACCAGCTTTGCATAACAATAGGCATGTGGATAGGATGGAATGGAAGTATAAGACTGTGTGAGAAGTCAAATTGACGATTTTCAGTAATTTATCCACAGAAATCTTACACACAATAAAGATGTGGTTAGCAGTGGCTTACATAACAAACACTATTGTCAGAACAATTTGAGAGAACACGCTGTTATTAAATAGTATAAGCAGCTTCTACAAGTATTGTGTATTCCTATGATACCTCTAAATGGATATTACATGAGTTATGTCATTTGTTGGTAAAAATAGTCCTCCTTTAACGATATACATTAAGATTTCTGTGATGTTGGTTATGGCTGATAATAAAGTTCTCTTTCAGATTATTAATCGAAAACCCAGTACAAAGGTTAGGTACAACAGGAGCTTCAGAAGTGAGTTATTTACTTCTTTTGAAAATGGAATACTCAGAAAATTATGGTATTATCTTTACACAAAAGGAAACAATACAATATTTTTTTGGCAGGTTAAAAGCCATGCTTTCTTCAAGGACATTAATTGGGATACGCTAGCCAGGCAGAAGGtaatcattttaaatttcatttgaGCTTGATATGTTTGTGCCATATGTCTTGATTTCTCACGCTCGGGATGCACCCAAATCTTTACAGGCTATGTTCATACCATCGACTGAAGCTCTTGATACAAGTTATTTTATGAGCCGCTACATTTGGAATCCAGAGGATGAACACTGTGCTGGAGGTAGTGATTTTGATGACATTACTGAATCTTACACCAGTGGTTCAGGAAGCGATTCATATGAAGATGTAAGAATACTTTTGAACTTTAGTACTTAAATGTGGTACTACTTTTTGAATTTGTGATAATGTGTAGAATATTATTGATAATAGCTAGTACTTGATACAAAAGACTCAATACTAATCACTATTTATAGGGATACGTAGTCAATTCTAAATCAAGAACAAATCatgataataataactaatatctAATCTGATACTAAGCTATATTCTAAGAtactctaaattaatataaacaatattataagatatatttaatattctaaCACTCTCCTTCAAGTTGAAGCTTACTAAGCTTTCAACTTGATAcaaattaaccctaaaaatacgAGATCAAACCAAACAAACTAATATCATAACCAATGTAGAGAGAAAATAATAAGAAGAACCATCGTAGAGAGGAACAAAAACCAAAGAGGGATGGGGTTGTTCGCTGGTGATGGAGACAAATCCGGAGATGACGTCAGAAGTGAAGCCGGAGTGATAAACCAACAGAAGGAGCATCCAGTGAGAGACCAAACCAATGGAGAGAAAGAGAGGCAACAAAGGGTATATATGACCAATATTAAAACCAACGGTGAGAGAATCAACCGAAACCATATAAAGTGGTAGACGACATGCCAAGAACAATTTGTTGATTCAACaagatgatttttttttcttcaatagaACCTATCATTAACAAAAGACAACACAACACACATTCTCAAACTTTTGGGAATTCAATAAGAGAAGCGATTGGTAGTTCAAGAAGGATTGAATTTGTGATTATGTGTAAAAGATGagagaaaaatattattgataataGCTATTGACTTAATACAAAAGACTCGGTCTTAATCCCTATTTATAGAGATACATAGAGTCAATCATAAATCAAGGACAAATCGTCATAATAATAACTAAGATCTAATCTAATACTAAGAGATACTCTAAGATGTTAGTAGTTTTGCTTTTGAATTGTTTTGGGCCTTGTCCATTATATTGGTTATTTGTCTCTATAAGGCCTTCTATCATTGTGATGAATAAGAGAATACCATTTTATACCAACAAGTGGTATTAGAAAGCCTGTGACCCGGGACCCAAAACTAAAAATCGTTGTTTTCAGTTACAACTGTAGAAACTGTTTGCTCAGTTGAAGTCGTTGAACACCATTCTTGAACCTTCTTCCTCCGATCTTCTCCTTCAGCTACTATGAAGCTAGAGCCTGTGTAGTGAGATATATATGGTTCAATTAAGCTTGAATCTGTTAGAGGAAACATGTACTTTATCACCTTTACAGATGATTTTAGTAGGAAAATATGGatttattttttgaaagaaaagtcTAGTGCCTTTGATGTTTTCAAAAGATTTAAAGCATTGGTTAAAAGAGAATCTAGTTGATTGATTAAATGTCTCAGAACCTGATAGGGGACATGAATTTACATTCATGTAGTTTACAAGGCATCAAAAGACAACTAACTGCATCatatactccacaacaaaatggagtattTGAGGAAAAATAGAACACTTATGAATATGGTCAGAAGCATGTTGCCCTGCAGAAATGTACCAAAACATTTCTGGCCTGATAGAGTGAAATGGGCCACTTATGTCATGAGTACAAGTCCTACTCTTTTAATGAAAAACTTGACTCCTAAAGAAGCTTGGAGTGGATCAAAACCAACAGCATCACTTTAGAGTTTTTGACTGTCTAGCTCATGTGTATGTCTCTGATGCACATAGAAAGAAACTTGATGGCAAAAGTATTAAGTGTGTTACCCTTGGTGTTAGTGAAGAATCCAAGACATATAAACTGTATTATCCTGTTGAAAGGAAGGTTATCATTATGGACATTATGTTTCATGAATCAAAAAGTTGGAATTGCAACAAGAAGGAACATGCACGACGAGAAGAACCTGATAGCAATACTGATGATGAAAGTGATATTGTCCCACCAGAGATGTCTTGTGTGATTGAATATAATGATTTAGCAGAAAATATTATGAATGAATAAAGTCCAGAAGAAATGAGTAATCAAGGTGATTCTAGTGATGGTGGTGATTTTGATGAGTTATCTTACTGATTATGTTATTGGTACATAAACTGAGAAAGAAGATCAATTGCACAATCTTGTTGTCTTCAGTATAAGTGAAGATCCTAGCACTTATAAAGAAGCTCTcaaatcagaaattttgagaaaaGCTATGGACCTTGAGATATAGACCGAATAAAGAAATGGCACTTGGGAGCTCACTACCGTTGCACGCTTGAAGACCATTGGAGTTAAATGGAtctataatacaaaatataattaaagagGAGAAGTTGATAAGCACAAGGTCATATTAGTGGCAAAAGGGGTACTCGCAAAAATATGGTATTGACTACAATGAAGTGCTTGCACCTCTTGCTAGATAGGATACATAAGAACTATTCTGTCAAGATTTGGAATGGAAGGGTGCAACAAAGTATGCAGTCCAATTGTTTCGGGATGCAAACTAATGAAAGATGAAAATGGAAAGACTTCAGATGCTACTTCTTACAAACAAATGTTATGGTGCTTAATGTATTTATGAGCTACAAAACCTGATCTTGCATTCTCAGTATGCTTGATGGCTAGGTACATGGAATGACCCACTGATATCAACGTTGCAGCAATTAAAAGGATCTTGAGATACTTGAAAGGTCCCTTGAGCCTTGGTATTTTGTATAAGAGTGAAGAGGCCTCAAATGCAAGGTTGGACAAACTCCGATTATGCTGGTGATAATGATGATAGAAAGAGCACATCAAAGTATGTCTTCATGCTTGGCTCTGGTGCAATCTCAAGGTCATTTAAGAAGCAACCCATAGTCACTTTACCCACCACATAGGTAGAATTTGTAGTTGCAACATCTTCAGCCTGTTAAGGAATTTGGTTGAGAAATATTCTAAGTCATTTGAAGGTAAATTAGAAGAATGGTTCAGTTCTTCTTTGTGGCAATAATTCCTCCATCAAGCTATCAAAGAATCCTATTATGCATGGAAAATGCAAACATATTGATTTTAGATTTCTCTTTCTTAGATATCTCACTATGGATAAAATAATTGAGCTTAAGCGTTGTAGCACTATAAATCAACTAGGTTATATACTTACTTAGCCATTGAAGCTTGACTGCTTTTGCAGATTAAGGGAGGCTTAGGGATGAATGGTTTGCCTATTTTAAATTAATCTTTTGTTATAGAGTTCAATGTAAGGGAAGTTTTGTAAGTAATTTTGCTTTTGAATTATTTTGGGCCATATTAGTCTTTTGGACCTTGTCCCTTGTATTGGTCATTTGCCTTTATAACTTAAAAGGCCTGGTGTCTTTGATGAATAAGAGAATACCATTTTGTATCAACATAAGATACTCTAAATTGatataaaagatattataagataggTGTTTAATTTTAAGTAGACGATTATGTGTTTCACTTTGtatgaagaaactccaaaccTATATTTTGCAAGTGGAAGATTATTCGTGAAAGAATTAGTTTGCTTTTAAGCCACATGCGACAATTTTGTtcttatcaattttatttttttctttgaatttgaatttctaatTTAGTTTTCAAAGATTTCATTTGATGTTATTTTTCTGTAAGTTCTCTCTTAATGATTTTCTTACTATATATTGGCTAAGCAGGAAGATGAATGTGGTAGTTTAGCGGGGTTCGCTCATTCAGATTCAAACCATCCTGTGTCGCAGTATTCATTTAGTAACTTCTCATTTAAGGTAATATTTATCATTCTTGATGTCATCTTGTCTAAATATAAGTTAGATATATTAGGTCAACATTATATTATTTTGAGATATCAAAATTTGTTGTTATTTATTATTGTAGGAAATGTCTCTTGTATCCTTTTCATTACAATTTTTTTGTTGGTTACTTGCCGTTGCCCTTAATTTGTTTGTA comes from the Vicia villosa cultivar HV-30 ecotype Madison, WI unplaced genomic scaffold, Vvil1.0 ctg.003983F_1_1, whole genome shotgun sequence genome and includes:
- the LOC131641702 gene encoding probable serine/threonine protein kinase IRE, with the protein product MSSNPPPPENDPPPATPSPVSSRANKLQKTPHILSRRTAASSIDEVADEVTDFAEFEDEENKILEEECVVPQRHFERGESSSSSSSSSILLASSLGLNSIRTRLSPLRHSSSAGAPAFAIKEAAIPVSINNVVKSRSKSSHPRDLGEKVHWNQSKSLKAHHSHLLPVPEANHAAFAEIQSPRFQEILRLTSRRHKRNPDIKSFSHELNSKGVRPYPTWKHRASWHVEEVMVEIRTKFEKLKEEVDSDLGGFAGDLVGTLEKISGSPCEWKEGLEDLLVVARECATMTAAEFWIKCETIVQKLDDKRQEIPVGILKQAHTRLLFILSRCTRLVQFQKESDQKEQDHVLSLHQLSDLGVYSEQILKAAENCSVPPSGHEMAEKQLPKSHGKEQDKLLTKQNQADEHASAATDSVEVTTAKSVESTASSYKMASWRKLPSAAEKKRVCSDTLVKDEHAETLDTSSCQPEHSQTSSRTRKDSWGFWGDQQNLPYDYSMIICRICEVEIPIVSVEEHSRICTIADKCDLKGLTVNERLERVSETIERLLESWTPKSTPKSTDTHGESFEFARVSTSSLHEEFNELSLERNNLSSRCSEDMVDPAPEPDISFVADDLNLSPEITCDTQICSKPDHSAKVSSPGSLTPRSPLITPRTSQIEMLLGGRRHISELESYDQINKLVEIARAVANVNTCDYSSLEYMLERVEDLKYAIQDRKEDALIVETFGRRIEKLLLEKYATLCGQIEDEKVDSSNSMADEESSVEDDTVRSLRASPINPCSKDRTSIEDFEIIKPISRGAFGRVFLARKRATGDLFAIKVLKKADMIRKNSVQDILAERDILISIRNPFVVRFFYSFTCRENLYLVMEYLNGGDLYSMLRNLGCLDEDMARVYIAEVVLALEYLHTQHIIHRDLKPDNLLIGQDGHIKLTDFGLSKVGLINSTDDLSAPTSFASGFLGDDKPKSRHVSKREERQQQSVVGTPDYLAPEILLGMGHGATADWWSVGVILYELLVGVPPFNAEHPQQIFDNIINRDIQWPKYPEEISYEAYDLMNKLLIENPVQRLGTTGASEVKSHAFFKDINWDTLARQKAMFIPSTEALDTSYFMSRYIWNPEDEHCAGGSDFDDITESYTSGSGSDSYEDEDECGSLAGFAHSDSNHPVSQYSFSNFSFKNLSQLVTINYDVVYKNKESPDDSNPSGS